A section of the Tamandua tetradactyla isolate mTamTet1 chromosome 4, mTamTet1.pri, whole genome shotgun sequence genome encodes:
- the S100A11 gene encoding protein S100-A11: MAKVSSPTETERCIESLIAVFQKYAGPEGNRNTLSKQEFLNFMNTELAAFTKNQKDPGVLDRMMKRLDQNADGQLDFQEFLNLIGGLASACHTSFITNVSTASHSRK; this comes from the exons ATG gcAAAAGTGTCCAGCCCCACCGAGACGGAGCGGTGCATCGAGTCCCTGATCGCCGTCTTCCAGAAGTACGCTGGACCGGAGGGTAACCGCAATACCCTCTCCAAGCAGGAGTTCCTGAACTTCATGAATACTGAGCTGGCAGCCTTCACAAAG AACCAGAAGGACCCCGGGGTTCTTGACCGCATGATGAAGAGGCTGGACCAGAACGCTGACGGGCAGCTCGATTTCCAGGAATTCCTGAATCTTATTGGCGGCTTGGCCTCAGCTTGCCACACCTCCTTCATCACCAATGTCTCCACAGCGAGCCACTCCCGCAAGTAA